One Pararge aegeria chromosome 4, ilParAegt1.1, whole genome shotgun sequence DNA segment encodes these proteins:
- the LOC120637843 gene encoding transcription termination factor 5, mitochondrial-like — translation MILRIPFCRSSRAWRSVKVRSYSWNHESNIKRLCKYLNVNETKAEYMLLKNPVLNKLDTARIKNVIEVLYKHGFRREVLIEEPSLCSILPVTLNFRFQVLQECGVDNITASHLLSHLTIMKHKTIGELKDSKIIPTTVNVENRLASYMTQWPTSLTTLVYGDVNKMTLYALRLKILQRYLELVLDVSQNEFERGLQTYPTIKHRPLQAINKTLNILKGQILMKNEKIKSNFYLVHIDPENLENILYNLRSIGGIDIKEVIQRFPKLAIKNCTTMLEIKKLLEEYGIGNEAQKRCFEIYTLSPSTIKERLEKTKSIPEFNAFYNHPRFLKMIHYNTKAYKRLMNLYNNNKKCLSLNILSGSSSHYEVYERAPGDRLGKGKDLLFCISQSLGNLYSINDIGKIIKRHPFWPYIPLVQVKYVHNQLCSEFTANDIFENCTILLYPWNKIWHIINLLNTKNTTGTENLSHELLDMKLLNKSQKLSLILYTLERNHYFSGNGVWSEEKHKNIVDLSKELESNKSIL, via the coding sequence atgattCTAAGAATACCGTTTTGTAGAAGCTCCAGGGCATGGAGGTCAGTCAAAGTGCGGTCATATTCTTGGAACCATGAAAGCAATATAAAACGTTTATGCAAGTACCTAAATGTGAATGAAACTAAAGCAGAGTATATGCTGTTAAAAAAtccagttttaaataaattggatACTGCTAGAATAAAAAATGTGATCGAAGTATTGTACAAACATGGATTTCGTAGAGAAGTTCTTATTGAAGAACCATCACTGTGCAGTATATTGCCTGTGACTCTTAATTTTCGATTCCAAGTGTTGCAAGAATGTGGAGTAGACAACATAACAGCATCCCATTTACTTTCACATTTGACTATAATGAAACATAAAACGATTGGGGAATTAAAAGATTCTAAAATAATACCAACAACTGTAAATGTTGAAAACAGACTTGCAAGCTATATGACCCAATGGCCAACATCACTTACAACTTTAGTATATGgagatgtaaataaaatgacTTTGTATGCATTGAGGCTTAAAATACTTCAAAGATACTTAGAACTTGTCTTAGATGTAAGTCAAAATGAATTTGAAAGAGGGTTGCAGACATACCCTACTATCAAGCATCGTCCACTGCAAGCTATCAATAAGACATTGAACATATTAAAAGGACAGATTcttatgaaaaatgaaaaaatcaaatctaatttttatttagtgcaCATTGATccagaaaatttagaaaacatCTTATACAATCTAAGATCTATAGGAGGGATTGATATAAAAGAGGTAATACAAAGGTTCCCAAAGTTAGCCATTAAAAACTGCACAACAAtgctagaaataaaaaaattattagaagaataTGGAATTGGTAATGAAGCCCAAAAAAGATGTTTTGAGATATATACATTGAGTCCCAGTACAATAAAGGAGAgattagaaaaaacaaaaagtattccTGAGTTTAATGCATTTTATAACCATCCAAGGTTTCTTAAAATGATACATTATAATACAAAAGCATACAAAAGACTGATGAACTtgtataacaataacaaaaaatgcTTGAGCCTAAATATACTTTCAGGATCTTCCTCGCATTATGAGGTGTATGAAAGAGCTCCAGGTGACCGCTTAGGAAAGGGCAAAGATCTTCTCTTTTGTATATCTCAATCCTTGGGTAATCTTTACAGTATAAATGATATagggaaaataattaaaagacacCCATTTTGGCCATATATACCTCTAGTCCAAGTTAAATATGTCCACAACCAACTTTGCAGTGAATTTACAGCAAAtgacatttttgaaaattgtaCTATTCTCCTATATCCATggaataaaatttggcacattaTAAATCTGCTTAACACAAAGAATACTACTGGTACAGAAAACCTATCTCATGAACTACTAGATATGAAATTACTTAATAAGTCTCAAAAACTTAGTTTGATTTTATATACGCTTGAAAGGAATCATTATTTTTCTGGAAATGGAGTGTGGTctgaagaaaaacataaaaatattgttgattTGTCAAAAGAACTGGAAAGTAATAAGTCAATCCtttaa
- the LOC120637844 gene encoding uncharacterized protein LOC120637844 isoform X2, with product MVGPVVGIFYTAGLWQVCFNGFEEVHHWYDVSFKGCWWIFEEEYYIIHDILLPGFFIATQFFFTVSMCCILISLFLSISYIRKDNDDENYVTLLVTFGTILVIGGFSGIISVVIFGARGDGRDWMPNWEHNDLGWAFAIGVIGVILLFPAGILFLVEARVRKYKRLHEMQSREPSSYTMQERKMAYSGHTDI from the exons ATGGTGGGCCCTGTGGTAGGCATTTTTTATACTGCAG GCTTATGGCAAGTTTGTTTTAATGGATTTGAAGAAGTGCATCATTGGTATGATGTATCTTTCAAAGGATGCTGGTGGATATTTGAAGAGGAATACTATATTATACATGATATATTGCTACCAGGATTTTTTATAGCAACACAATTCTTTTTTACTGTGTCAATGTGCTGCATTCTTATTTCACTTTTTCTATCAATTTCATACATTAGGAaggataatgatgatgagaacTATGTCACTCTTTTAGTTACATTTGGCACTATTCTTGTTATAGGAG GCTTCTCAGGAATAATATCTGTTGTGATATTTGGAGCTCGAGGTGACGGACGTGACTGGATGCCAAATTGGGAACATAATGATTTAGGCTGGGCATTTGCGATTGGTGTTATTGGTGTAATATTGCTGTTCCCAGCTGGCATACTCTTCTTAGTTGAAGCAAGAGTCCGAAAATACAAGAGGTTACATGAAATGCAAAGCAGGGAGCCCTCTTCTTACACCATGCAAGAGAGGAAAATGGCATATTCGGGCCACACTGACATATAA
- the LOC120637844 gene encoding uncharacterized protein LOC120637844 isoform X1 — protein MGSRSKTGIFAMSFYGLASLFILIAFVSPYWLVTDGKLRNPKFLKIGLWQVCFNGFEEVHHWYDVSFKGCWWIFEEEYYIIHDILLPGFFIATQFFFTVSMCCILISLFLSISYIRKDNDDENYVTLLVTFGTILVIGGFSGIISVVIFGARGDGRDWMPNWEHNDLGWAFAIGVIGVILLFPAGILFLVEARVRKYKRLHEMQSREPSSYTMQERKMAYSGHTDI, from the exons atgggcTCCAGATCCAAAACTGGTATTTTTGCCATGAGCTTTTATGGGCTGGCAtctctatttatattaatagcttTCGTAAGCCCATACTGGTTAGTTACGGATGGTAAGCTCAGAAATCCAAAGTTTCTCAAAATTG GCTTATGGCAAGTTTGTTTTAATGGATTTGAAGAAGTGCATCATTGGTATGATGTATCTTTCAAAGGATGCTGGTGGATATTTGAAGAGGAATACTATATTATACATGATATATTGCTACCAGGATTTTTTATAGCAACACAATTCTTTTTTACTGTGTCAATGTGCTGCATTCTTATTTCACTTTTTCTATCAATTTCATACATTAGGAaggataatgatgatgagaacTATGTCACTCTTTTAGTTACATTTGGCACTATTCTTGTTATAGGAG GCTTCTCAGGAATAATATCTGTTGTGATATTTGGAGCTCGAGGTGACGGACGTGACTGGATGCCAAATTGGGAACATAATGATTTAGGCTGGGCATTTGCGATTGGTGTTATTGGTGTAATATTGCTGTTCCCAGCTGGCATACTCTTCTTAGTTGAAGCAAGAGTCCGAAAATACAAGAGGTTACATGAAATGCAAAGCAGGGAGCCCTCTTCTTACACCATGCAAGAGAGGAAAATGGCATATTCGGGCCACACTGACATATAA